The window AGAACGCCCGCAGCCGGGCGCGCAGCTGCGGCAGCGACAGCTCGTCGTAGTTCGGGATGGACGCCGGGGGAGACACGGCCGCGGTGATCGCCTGCTCCTCCTGCTCCCACGGGTCCGCCGCGGCGGGATCGTCGGGCACCTCGACGTCAGCCTGCTCGGCGGCGGGCTCGTCGTCGATGTCGTCGTCGGTGACCCGGTCGAACGCGGGGCGGCTCAGGTCGTAGTTGTCGACGTCCTCGTCGAAGGTCGCCCACTCCGGCGCCTCTTCGACCGGGCGCAGCGCCGCCAGGGCCTCATCGCCCTTGATGGCCAGCTCGGTGACGTGCTGCTGGACCCGCATCGTCGCCTGCAGGGCCTGGCTGACCACGGTCACCGGCAGGCCCGCGATCTGGGTGGGCAGCTCGCGGGCACGCTCGACCGCGGTGGCCGCGAGCCCAGCCGCGAGGCGCAACGGCAGGGGGAGAGACTTCATGGTCCTAGCCTGCCCGAATCCGGCGGATCTGCACAGCGAGGAGCGGTCGAGACACGGGCCACACCCGGGCTCGGCGGCACGCCCGTACCCTTGGAGTCATGAGTGCTCCGACCAAACGCGTCCTACTTGCCAATCCGCGCGGCTACTGCGCCGGGGTGGACCGTGCGGTCATCACCGTCGAGAAGGCGCTGGAGACCTACGGCCCGCCGGTGTACGTCCGCAAGGAGATCGTGCACAACCGCCACGTCGTGGAGACCTTGCGCGAACGCGGCGCGATCTTCGTCGACGAGGCCGACGAGGTGCCCGAGGGCGCGCTCGTGGTGTTCTCCGCCCACGGCGTGTCGCCCGCGGTCCACGAGCAGTCGGCCGCGCGGAACCTGCGCACCATCGACGCCACGTGCCCACTGGTGACCAAGGTCCACTTCGAAGCCAAGCGCTTCGCGAAGGAGGACTACGACATCCTGCTGATCGGCCACGAAGGCCACGAGGAAGTCGAAGGCACCGCGGGCGAGGCCCCCGAGCACGTGCAGCTCGTCGACGGCCCGGAGGACGTGGACAAGGTCGTCGTGCGCGACCCGTCGAAGGTCATCTGGCTGTCGCAGACCACCCTGTCGGTCGACGAGACAATGGAACGCGTCGACCAGCTCCGCGAGCGCTTCCCGGATCTGCAGAACCCGCCGAGCGACGACATCTGCTACGCCACCTCGAACCGTCAGGTCGCGGTCAAGGCGTTGGCGCCGGAGTGCGACCTGGTGCTCGTCGTCGGCTCGACCAACTCCTCCAACTCCAAGCGCCTCGTCGAGGTCGCGCTGCTGGCGGGGGCTCAGGCGTCTTACCTCGTCGACTACGCGCACGAAGTGGATGAGGCCTGGCTGGAGGGCGTCACCACGGTGGGCGTGACCAGCGGGGCGTCGGTGCCGGACAACCTGGTGATGGACCTGTTGGCGTGGCTGGCCGAGCGCGGGTATGGCGAGGTCGAAGAGGTGACGACGGCGAACGAGAAGATCGCTTTCGCGCTTCCGCCTGAGCTGCGTAAGGACCTCAAGCCGGCGAAGTGATCTTTGGTTGTGGGCGGGCGGTTCCCGATGGGGGCCGCCCGCTTTGTTCTCTCCGGCCTCGTTCTCTCCGGCCTCGCTCCGCGGGGGACGAGTCTCCCTCGGCCTCGATTGTTTAACTCTCGGGCGGCGGTATCAAGGGCGGCCGCAAGCGGCCGTCGCTGCGCGATCGGCAAGCCGACCCTTGACACCGCCGCCCGAGAGTTAAGTGCGGCCAGGACGAGGGTGCAGGGGGAAGTGCAGGGATTAGGTGCTCGATTCGAGCCTGCCTTGGGTGGTCTTGATGTCTCGGTCTCGCCCCGGGCTTGGTTCGGCTGAGCTGCTTCCAGCCCAGCCCAGCCCAGCCCAGCCCAGCCCAGCCCAGCCCAGTCGGCCCGGGCTCAGCTCAGCCCAGCTCGGCTTGGCCCGGCCCGCTCAGCGCAGCGCAGCTCGGCCGGTTCGGCCCGGCCCGGTCCGGCCCGGCTCAGCTCAGCCGGCCCAGCTCGGCTTAGCCCGGCCCGCTCAGCTCGGCCCAGGTCAGCTGGCTCAGCTCAGCTCAGCTCAGCTCAGCTCGGCTTGGCCCGGCCCGCTCAGCGCAGCGCAGCGCAGCTCGGCCGGTTCGGCCCGGCCCGGTCCGGCCCGGCCCGGCTCAGCTCAGCCGGCCCGGCTCAGCTCAGCCGGCCCAGCTCGGCTTAGCCCGGCCCGCTCAGCTCGGCCCAGGTCAGCTGGCTCAGCTCAGCTCAGCTCGGCCCGGTTCGGCTTGGCTCTGCCCAACTCGGCTTGGCCAGGCCCGGCCCAGCTCGGCCAGCTCAGCTCAGCCCGGTTCGGCTTGGCTCTGCCCGACTCGGCTTAGCCGGCCCGGCTAGCGCGCACCCCAGCTCGGCCCAGCCCAGCCAGCGCTGCCCTGCCCGGGTCGGCTCGGTCCGGCCTAGCCCAACTCGGCACCTGCTCGGCCTGGCGCGGCTGCCAGCCGCCCTCTGGTCGGGCCCAGTTCTAGATCCAGCCCAGTCCCGCGCGACCTTGGCCGGAGTCCGGCCAATCCTGATCGCGGACAGTGCCGAGCTCAAGCCGGCGCGAATGCCCAGAGCGCCGTCCGCGCCCGTGTGTTCGGGGCGGGGGATGGGCCTCCTGCGGTCAGCGCTCGGTGGGGCGGGGGCGGCGTGGGGGCTGGCGGTTGGGGTCGGGGCGTGGGGGTTTGCGGTCGGGCTGGGCTTCGCGGGGTTTGCCGGTGTCGCGGGCGCGGTTGGGGTCGCGGGTGCCTCGGGCGCGGGGATCCTCGCGCGGGGGGCGGGGGCGGCCTGCCGCCTCGTCCCTGACGGGGCGTCGGGGGCGGTCGTCGCGGGCGTCTCGGGCGGGCTTGTCGGCGGTGGGGCGGGCCGGCTTGCGTTCGTCTCGGGTGGGGCGGCCGCTTCGGGGTGCGTCTTCCCGGGGGGCGCGCGCACGGTCGTCGCGGGCGGGACGGCGGGGTGGCCTGCCCGCTTCCTCGTCGCGGGCTGGGCGGCGCCGGGGCGGGGCCGCGAACAGGTCCTCGTCGTCGCGGGACGGTTCCGGGCGGGGGCGGCGGGCGACGGCGGGCCTGGGGGCGTCGTCCTCGTCGGTGGCGCCCGGGTCGCGCTGGAGGAACAGGCGGCCCACGCCGATCGCGACGACGACGGCGGTGGTGATGCCCATCGTCGGGAAGTTGCTGGTCAGCGGCAGTGCCACGGAGAACAGCACGCTTTTGAGCCCCTCACCGGGCGCGTCCGGCCCCATGGTGAGAACGGTGCCGACCGCGGTGACGGCGAACACCAAGGGCGGCTGCACCATCGGCCCGAACAGGTTCGCTCGACGCACCAGGCAGATCGCCCCTACGCAGCCCAGGACATAAGCGCCCTGGTAGAGCTTGCCGAGGGTGGTCTGGGTCTGTAGGTCGATCACGGCGGCCACCAGGGCCAGCCCGAACGCCAACAGCACAGCGCCCCACCACGGCAGTCCACGTGAACTGCCGAAGATCGGGCGCTCATCCCACGCGGGCTCGGCGTGGTCATCATCAAGATCGCTGCGGCGATCGCGAGTCGCGGTCACGTCGGTACACGTTAGTCCGTCGGTGTGGGGTGGCTGTCATCGTTCGCCCGATAGCGGCCACGGATGACACCGCGAGTACGCCGTTCGGCTCAATCCTGGACGGGTTGCAAGCACGATCGGGGACTGACTCGCCGTCCTTCCAAGGCCGAGTCCGGCAGGACGCCCGGATCGACCTGCGCGAAGGCATGCTGACCTCTCGATCACCACACCATCGGCGACTTTCGCAGCGGGGTGACGGCCACGGGTGCGTTCAACGACTCAGTCGACGGGTAAGCCTTCGGACACCTCGTGCCCGTTCACCACCGCTTCCTCGGTTCGCCGGATGGCCGGGATCGGGGTCGGGCTCGCGGAGGCGTCGGTCAACGGGGTCACGGCGGTCCGGAACTGTTCCAGCGCGTCCAGTTCGCGTCGCCGTGCCGACAGGAAGCGTTGGAGGTGGGTGCTGGACAGGTTGACCGCGTCGACCGCCATGCCCGCGGACCGGTGGGCGGAGGCAGCTCGGGCACGGACGGTGGCGACGTCGTCGGCGATCGCGCGTTCGGTGGCGGCGAACAGGGCGGCGGAAGCGATCACGGCGAAGCCGGTGGGGCCGCACAGGAACACGCGGCGGTCCAGCAGCCAGCGCAGCAGCGTGGGGTCGGTGTCCAAGGCCGCGACGACGGCGGCGTCGGACGGGACGAACATGATCGTGCCGTAGATCGCGTCCGCCCACCGTTGGTAACCCTTGCCCGCCAGTTCGGCCGCGCGGGAGCGGATGTTGCGGACGTGCACGCGCAGGGCGTCGAGGCGTTCCTCGGCGTCGTCGGTGTCCACCGCCTCGGCCCAGCAGGCGAGGCTCATCTTCGAGTCGACCGGAACCCGCCGCTCGTCGCCCACCAGCAGCAGCAAGTCCGGGCGTGCCGCGCCGCCGCCCGCCACATCGGTCTGGACGGTGAAATGGATGCCCTCACGCAGCCCCAAGGCGCGCGCGGTCTCCACGAGAACCTGTTCGCCGAGTTCCCCGCGACCGCTGATCGACGCGAACGCCACCTCGTAGCGCCGTAACGCCGCCTGGTGCGAATCGGTCCGGCGCCGCTCGGCCTCGACTTCGGCGCGGGCGGCGTCGGTTCGGCGGACGCTGTCGGAGTACAGCCGCCAGAACAGCATCGCGGCGGCGGCGAGCAGCAGGACGAGCACCGCGGCGACGGTGCCGAGCACGGCGGTCACGGGTGAGTCCTCTCCGGTCGGAAACGGCGTGCAGGAAGATCTTTACCTCATACCACCGACAGAACCAGCGTCGAACGAGCGTTCGACCGGCGTGGCTCCCCCGATCGGGGGCATCGGGGCTCTACCTTGGCTGGCATGCGGGTGCTGCACACCTCCGACTGGCATGTGGGCCGCACATTCCACGGCCGAGACCTGCTCGCCGAGCAGGAGACGGTGCTCACCGGCCTGGCCGACATCGTGACGAACGACCGGGTCGACGTGGTCGTGGTGTCCGGCGACCTCTACGACCGCGCCGTCCCCTCCGCCGAAGCCGTCGGCGTCTGCGGTCGCGCCCTGCGCCGGATCGCCGACGCGGGCGCGCGCATCGTCGTCACCCCGGGCAACCACGACTCCGGGCCCCGGCTCGGCGCGTTCGGCGAGTTCGCGGCGGCGGGCGGGCTCTACCTCCGCACCGCGGTCTCCGATCTCGACCGGCCGGTGGTGATCGACGACCACCATGGCCCGGTCGCGTTCTACGGAATCCCCTACCTGGAACCGGAAGTCGCCCGCCAAGGCCTCGGGCTGCCGGAGCTGCGCACCCACGCCGACGTCCTCGGCGAGGCGATGCGCCGGGTCCGCGACGATCTCGGGCGGCGGCCGGGGACGCGTTCCGTGGTCCTCGCGCATGCCTTTGTCACCGGTGGCGAGGTCAGCGACTCCGAGCGGACGATCGCGGTCGGCGGCGTCCCGCACGTGCCGGGCGGCGTGTTCACCGGCGTCGACTATGCCGCCCTCGGCCACCTGCACGGCCCGCAAACGCTTGCGAACCATCTGCGCTACTCCGGCAGCCCCATGGCGTACTCGTTCTCCGAGGCGCGGCACCACAAGTCCGTCTGGCTGGTCGACCTGCATTCCAGCGGCCTCGCCGACGTCGAGCGCCGCACGCTGCCGGTCCCGCGCGAGCTGGCCGTGATCAGCGGCGAGCTGACCGAGGTCCTGGTGGACCCGGCGAACGACGTCCACGAGGACAAGTTCCTCTCCGTCGAACTCACCGACCGGGTCCGCCCCGTCGACGCCATGCGCAGGCTGCAGGCCCGCTTCCCGCACGCCGTGCACCTCGAGTGGCGGCCCGCGGGCGGCCACCAGCGGCCCCAGCGCTACCCGGAGCTTTCGCAGCGCCGCGACGACGCCGAAGTCGCCTGCTGCTTCGTCACCGACACCAGAGGCGCCGAGCCCACCGAGACCGAGCGCGGACTGCTGCGCGAGGCGCTGGCCGCCGTCGCCGGGAAGGAGCCGGAGTGAGGCTGCACCGGCTGGAAGTCACCGCGTTCGGCCCCTACCCCGGCCATGAGGTCGTCGACTTCGACGTGCTCGGCGCCGACGGCCTGTTCCTGCTCCACGGCGACACAGGCGCGGGCAAGACGACGCTGCTCGACGCGGTCGCGTTCGCGCTTTTCGGCGCTGTCCCAGGTGTTCGCGACCAGGCCAAGCGCCTGCGCTGCGACAACGCGGACCCGGACGTGCACACCGAGGTCGTGCTCGAGCTGACCGTGCAGTCCCACCGGATGCGCATCGTGCGCAGCCCCGAGTACCTGCGGCCCAAGCGGCGCGGCGGCGGGATGACCAAGCAGCAGGCACGGGCCGTGCTGACCTGGGTGTTCGCCTCGCCGAGCGGCTACCCGGCCGAAGGCGTGTCCCGGATCGACGAGGTCGCGCGCACGGTCCAGGGCTTGCTGGGAATGACCAAGGAGCAGTTCTTCCAGGTCGTCCTGTTGCCGCAGAACGACTTCGCGACGTTCCTGCGCGCCGACACCGGCGAGCGCGAGAAGCTCCTGGAGAAGCTGTTCGGCACCGAGCACTTCCAGCGCGTCGAGGACTGGTTCAAGGACCACCGCGCTCAGCGCCGCCGTGAGCTGGACGCCGCGAGCGTGTCGGTGGACGCGCTTGTCGCCCGCATCGCCCAGGAATCGGGCGACGAGCCCGAGGAGCCGAACGAGGAGTGGCTCGCAGGGCTCACCGCGGCGCTCACGACGGCCACCGATGAAGCCCTTGCGGCGCAACAGGAAGCCAATGAGCGACGCGAGGCCGCGGAGGCGGCACTCGACGAGGGACGCGCCGCGGCCGAGCGGGTACGCCAGGTCCGGGAAGCGACCGACGCGCTGGCCGAGCTGGCCCGCGACGACCGCGCGGCCTGGCGGTCCGAGCTGGCCGCTGCCCGCCGCGCGGTGCCGGTCGTGGCCGTCGCCGATGAGCTGCGCCGGGCCGTGAACGCGGCGGCCGCGGCCGAGCGCTCGGAACGTCGATACGTTGGTGTGGCTGAGGAACTCGGCTACACGGGCACCGACGCCCGCGCCGACGCGACGGCTCTCCGTGAGGAGGCGGGCGCTCTGGCGGGCTTGGTCGAGGAGTCCGACCGGCAGCGCCAGGACCAGGCGCGAGTCGCCGAACTGGAAGAGCTGCTCGATGCCGCCGAACGCGAATCCGCGGACCTGGCGACCCGAATCGCCGAAATGCCCGCGCAGATCAACGAGACCCGGGAGCAGTTGGCCGAAGCGGCCGCGGCCCGCGCGTCCCTCGACGGGCTCAGGGCGCGTCGGGAGGAGACCGCCACCGCGGTCCGGCACGCGAAAGCCTTGCCCACGGCGGAATCGGACTTGGCAGCGGCAGCCGAAGCGAACGCCAAGGCTGTCGAAGCCCACCAGAACGCCCGCGAGCACCTGCTTGACCTGCGGCAGCGCAGGCTCGACGGAATGGCCGCCGAACTCGCCGCGGGCTTGACGCCGGGGGAGTCGTGCCCGGTGTGCGGATCGGCGGAGCACCCAACGCCCGCCCACGCGGTCGGCCCGCTGGTCACCGCGGACGATGAGCGGGCCGCGCAGGCCGAGGAACAGCGCAGGCTGAAGGCTCGGGAGAAGGCCGCCGCCGCGTTCAAGCAGGCCCAGCACGTCGTCGATGGACTGCGCGAACGCCTCACCGGCTGGGCCGACCCGGAAGCCGACGACACCCGCGCCGGGACTGAGCTGGACAAGGCCGTTGCGTCGGCGGGCCGCCATGACCGGATCAGCCGGACGCTGCTCGACCTGGAATCCGAAGCCGAGCGTGTCCGGTCCAGGATCGCCACGCTGCAACAGGAAACCGTGGCGCGCGGCACCGAACGCGCCGCGCTCGTCGCCGCAGTGGAGGAACGTGGTCTTCGGCTCGACATCGCCAAGGGGACCTTCCCGAGCGTGGTCGACCGCAGGCAGCACGTCGCCGAACTGGCACAGGCACTCGACGCGCTGTCCGACGCGCGCGCCCACGCCGTGACGGCACGAACGCGGGTGACCGAGCAACGCGAGATCCTGGTCGACGCGGTGGCCAAGGCGGGTTTCGCCGATGTCACGGAGGCCCTTGACGCTGCCCGCGCCGAGAACGTCATCGTCAAGCTGGCGCAGCAGATCGCCGAGGCGGACCAGCAGGAAGCCAGGTTCCGTGGGGTTTTGGTCGACTTGGCAGGCACCGACGCGAGCGCGGAAGTCGACCTGACCACGCTGCTTGCCCAGGCGCGAACCGCGCGCGAGCACGCTGAGAACGCTGTGGCTTCAGTACGAGCGGCTGTTCGCAGGGCTGATGAAGTGGCGAAGCTGGCGGACCGTCTGCGCGCGGTGTGGGCGGACTTGGCGCCTCTGCGTGCGGAATTCGAAGAGCTGGACGCGTTGACCGACGTGGTCAATGGGCGTGGACAGAACACCAGTCGGATGTCGTTGCGGTCTTATGTGCTGGCAGCGCGGCTGGCTGAGGTGGCGGTTGCGGCGAGCGAGCGGCTGCGGCGGATGACTCAGGGGCGGTTCTGCTTCGTGCACAGCGATGCTGCTGGGTCGCATGGCAAGCGGGGTGGGCTGGGGCTGGACGTGCTGGACGACTTCTCGGGGCAGACCCGGTCCACGAAGACGTTGTCTGGTGGGGAGTCCTTTGTGGCCTCGTTGTCGTTGGCGCTTGGGCTTGCCGATGTGGTGGCCGCGGAGACTGGTGGGGCTTTGCTGGACACGCTGTTTGTTGACGAGGGCTTTGGGATGCTTGACGCGCCTACGCTTGATGACGTTATGGGGATTTTGGACGAGCTTCGGGCTGGTGGGCGGGTTGTGGGGTTGGTGTCGCATGTGGAGGAGTTGCGGCAGCGGATTCCTGTTCGGTTGCGGGTTCGGAAGTCTCGTACGGGGTCTACGTTGGAGATGACTGCTTAGTTTGCTGGTTTGCTGGCGGGCTTTGTGGGGGTGCCTGTTTGGGTGGTTCGCCTTGATTTGGGGACCCCGGAAATGGGCCTGCGCGGGTAAAGCGGGCAGGATAGGGAAACTGCCCCGCGCCGCGAAAGTTTAGGCCCATTTCACCCCAAATCAAGGCGAACCACCCAAACAGGCAGTTGGTGCTGGCCCGTTGCGTTCAGGGGATTGGGATGGGATCGAGCCCCTTATGTGTTTTGAACTTGTCCACTTTGGATGGTCTAGGTGGATGTTCGGCGGGTCATGGCGCGTTTCCTGCCGCTGTGGCGGCGCGCCAGAGGTGCATGCCGGCGTAGGAGCGCCAAGGTTGCCAGCTGCGGCCGTGGTCGGCTAGAGCCTCGGCGGTGGCGGGTAGGCCCAGTGCTGCCGCGCCGTTGCGTTGGGCTATGTCTTGTGGCAGCAGGACATCCGGGTCTCCCAGTAGCCGCATGGAGACGTAGCCCGCCGTCCATGGGCCGATTCCGGTGAACGTCTGCAGCCGGGTTCGCAGGGTGTCCGCGTCGACGCCCACGTGTAGGTCCAGGTCGCCCGTGGCGATTGCCTCGCATACCGCGCGGATTGTTTGGGTGCGGCGGGTGGGGCCTGCCAGGACCTCGCCCGCGTGTTCGGCGATGGCTTCGGCTGTGGGGAACAGGGTGGTCAGGTCGCCGTCCGGAGTCGTGAGGCGTTCGCCCAGGGCGTCGGTCAGGCGCTGCGCGGCGGTGCGTGCGGCGGCGATACTGACTTGTTGGCCCAGAAGGGCTCGCACGACCGTCTCCACGCCGTCGACGCTGCCGGGGACGCGGATGCCGGGGGTGCGCGCCACCGAGTCGGCCAGTGCCGGGTCGGCGCCGAGGATTTCGTCTATGGCAAGGGGATCGGCGTCCAAGTCGAGCAGCCTTCGCAGGCGGGAGACTGCTGAGCCGAGGTCGCGCATGTCGGTCAGGCGAAGGGTGCACTCCACGTGTCCGGCGCCCTGACGCATCGACGCTGTCGCGGGGCCGTTGGCCAGTCGCAAGGTTCGGGCGTAACCGTCGGCCGAAGCCGACTCCAGGCCCGGGACCGCCCGTGCGGCAAGGAAACCGAGCACGCCCGCCGCGTCGAACGGTTCGCGGACGGCCAGGCGCAGGGTGACTCGGCCCGGGGTGGGCTGGGATCGCCGCGCGGATCGCTTCGCTGCCATGCGTAGTTGCGTCGGCGTCGTGGCGAAGACCGTTCGGATGGTGTCGTTGAACTGGCGGACGCTGGCGAAGCCCGCCGCGAAAGCGATGTCCGCGACCGACAGGGTGGTCGTCTCGATGAGCAGCCGGGCCGAGTGGGCGCGGTGTGCCCGGGCCAGGGCGAGCGGGCCCGCGCCGAGTTCGGTGGTCAGGACCCGGGTCAGGTGCCGCTCGGAGTAGCCGAGCCTGCGGGCCAGGCCGGTGACCCCGTCGCGCTCGACGACCCCGTCGGAGATCAGCCGCATCGCGCGGCCCGCCAGGTCGGCGCGCAGGTTCCACTCGGGTGAGCCGGGCACGGCGTCGGGCAGACATCGGCGGCACGCGCGGTAGCCCGCGATCTGCGCGGCGGCGGCCGTGGCGAAGAACTCGACGTTGCGCCGCTT is drawn from Actinokineospora alba and contains these coding sequences:
- a CDS encoding lipid droplet-associated protein gives rise to the protein MKSLPLPLRLAAGLAATAVERARELPTQIAGLPVTVVSQALQATMRVQQHVTELAIKGDEALAALRPVEEAPEWATFDEDVDNYDLSRPAFDRVTDDDIDDEPAAEQADVEVPDDPAAADPWEQEEQAITAAVSPPASIPNYDELSLPQLRARLRAFSVADLEEALAYERASENRPSFVGMLTRRIATVRDQT
- a CDS encoding 4-hydroxy-3-methylbut-2-enyl diphosphate reductase; its protein translation is MSAPTKRVLLANPRGYCAGVDRAVITVEKALETYGPPVYVRKEIVHNRHVVETLRERGAIFVDEADEVPEGALVVFSAHGVSPAVHEQSAARNLRTIDATCPLVTKVHFEAKRFAKEDYDILLIGHEGHEEVEGTAGEAPEHVQLVDGPEDVDKVVVRDPSKVIWLSQTTLSVDETMERVDQLRERFPDLQNPPSDDICYATSNRQVAVKALAPECDLVLVVGSTNSSNSKRLVEVALLAGAQASYLVDYAHEVDEAWLEGVTTVGVTSGASVPDNLVMDLLAWLAERGYGEVEEVTTANEKIAFALPPELRKDLKPAK
- a CDS encoding DUF6542 domain-containing protein; the encoded protein is MTATRDRRSDLDDDHAEPAWDERPIFGSSRGLPWWGAVLLAFGLALVAAVIDLQTQTTLGKLYQGAYVLGCVGAICLVRRANLFGPMVQPPLVFAVTAVGTVLTMGPDAPGEGLKSVLFSVALPLTSNFPTMGITTAVVVAIGVGRLFLQRDPGATDEDDAPRPAVARRPRPEPSRDDEDLFAAPPRRRPARDEEAGRPPRRPARDDRARAPREDAPRSGRPTRDERKPARPTADKPARDARDDRPRRPVRDEAAGRPRPPREDPRARGTRDPNRARDTGKPREAQPDRKPPRPDPNRQPPRRPRPTER
- the rmuC gene encoding DNA recombination protein RmuC, whose product is MLFWRLYSDSVRRTDAARAEVEAERRRTDSHQAALRRYEVAFASISGRGELGEQVLVETARALGLREGIHFTVQTDVAGGGAARPDLLLLVGDERRVPVDSKMSLACWAEAVDTDDAEERLDALRVHVRNIRSRAAELAGKGYQRWADAIYGTIMFVPSDAAVVAALDTDPTLLRWLLDRRVFLCGPTGFAVIASAALFAATERAIADDVATVRARAASAHRSAGMAVDAVNLSSTHLQRFLSARRRELDALEQFRTAVTPLTDASASPTPIPAIRRTEEAVVNGHEVSEGLPVD
- a CDS encoding exonuclease SbcCD subunit D, whose translation is MRVLHTSDWHVGRTFHGRDLLAEQETVLTGLADIVTNDRVDVVVVSGDLYDRAVPSAEAVGVCGRALRRIADAGARIVVTPGNHDSGPRLGAFGEFAAAGGLYLRTAVSDLDRPVVIDDHHGPVAFYGIPYLEPEVARQGLGLPELRTHADVLGEAMRRVRDDLGRRPGTRSVVLAHAFVTGGEVSDSERTIAVGGVPHVPGGVFTGVDYAALGHLHGPQTLANHLRYSGSPMAYSFSEARHHKSVWLVDLHSSGLADVERRTLPVPRELAVISGELTEVLVDPANDVHEDKFLSVELTDRVRPVDAMRRLQARFPHAVHLEWRPAGGHQRPQRYPELSQRRDDAEVACCFVTDTRGAEPTETERGLLREALAAVAGKEPE
- a CDS encoding AAA family ATPase — its product is MRLHRLEVTAFGPYPGHEVVDFDVLGADGLFLLHGDTGAGKTTLLDAVAFALFGAVPGVRDQAKRLRCDNADPDVHTEVVLELTVQSHRMRIVRSPEYLRPKRRGGGMTKQQARAVLTWVFASPSGYPAEGVSRIDEVARTVQGLLGMTKEQFFQVVLLPQNDFATFLRADTGEREKLLEKLFGTEHFQRVEDWFKDHRAQRRRELDAASVSVDALVARIAQESGDEPEEPNEEWLAGLTAALTTATDEALAAQQEANERREAAEAALDEGRAAAERVRQVREATDALAELARDDRAAWRSELAAARRAVPVVAVADELRRAVNAAAAAERSERRYVGVAEELGYTGTDARADATALREEAGALAGLVEESDRQRQDQARVAELEELLDAAERESADLATRIAEMPAQINETREQLAEAAAARASLDGLRARREETATAVRHAKALPTAESDLAAAAEANAKAVEAHQNAREHLLDLRQRRLDGMAAELAAGLTPGESCPVCGSAEHPTPAHAVGPLVTADDERAAQAEEQRRLKAREKAAAAFKQAQHVVDGLRERLTGWADPEADDTRAGTELDKAVASAGRHDRISRTLLDLESEAERVRSRIATLQQETVARGTERAALVAAVEERGLRLDIAKGTFPSVVDRRQHVAELAQALDALSDARAHAVTARTRVTEQREILVDAVAKAGFADVTEALDAARAENVIVKLAQQIAEADQQEARFRGVLVDLAGTDASAEVDLTTLLAQARTAREHAENAVASVRAAVRRADEVAKLADRLRAVWADLAPLRAEFEELDALTDVVNGRGQNTSRMSLRSYVLAARLAEVAVAASERLRRMTQGRFCFVHSDAAGSHGKRGGLGLDVLDDFSGQTRSTKTLSGGESFVASLSLALGLADVVAAETGGALLDTLFVDEGFGMLDAPTLDDVMGILDELRAGGRVVGLVSHVEELRQRIPVRLRVRKSRTGSTLEMTA
- a CDS encoding AlkA N-terminal domain-containing protein, producing the protein MLKDPEQRYRAVAARDSRFDGQFILAVRTTGIYCRPSCPASTPKRRNVEFFATAAAAQIAGYRACRRCLPDAVPGSPEWNLRADLAGRAMRLISDGVVERDGVTGLARRLGYSERHLTRVLTTELGAGPLALARAHRAHSARLLIETTTLSVADIAFAAGFASVRQFNDTIRTVFATTPTQLRMAAKRSARRSQPTPGRVTLRLAVREPFDAAGVLGFLAARAVPGLESASADGYARTLRLANGPATASMRQGAGHVECTLRLTDMRDLGSAVSRLRRLLDLDADPLAIDEILGADPALADSVARTPGIRVPGSVDGVETVVRALLGQQVSIAAARTAAQRLTDALGERLTTPDGDLTTLFPTAEAIAEHAGEVLAGPTRRTQTIRAVCEAIATGDLDLHVGVDADTLRTRLQTFTGIGPWTAGYVSMRLLGDPDVLLPQDIAQRNGAAALGLPATAEALADHGRSWQPWRSYAGMHLWRAATAAGNAP